One Eubalaena glacialis isolate mEubGla1 chromosome 11, mEubGla1.1.hap2.+ XY, whole genome shotgun sequence DNA segment encodes these proteins:
- the LOC133101053 gene encoding olfactory receptor 8S1-like yields MGNHSMFSEFILLGFSVDPQTQILLFMFFLMIYLLTLLGNLVMLLVIRVDPHLHTPMYFFLGQLSFLDVCHSSVTLPKMLENLLSESKTIFVESCLAQAFFVFATRGTETCLLAGMVYDRYVAISSPLLYGQVMNNQLCIGLVWGSWGLAFVDAVINILLAVNLDYCEDQTIPHFSCELSSLFHLSCSDTSTNFTLLLCSSVFRYFGTLILIFFSYICIVSTILSIRSTSGRRSKAFSTCSSHLTAVILFYGSGFLSYLFANLRFLLEMIFPLQYSVITPMLNPLIYSL; encoded by the coding sequence ATGGGAAACCACAGCATGTTCAGTGAGTTTATCCTCCTTGGGTTTTCTGTTGACCCTCAGACCCAGATTCTGCTCTTCATGTTTTTTCTGATGATTTACCTCCTGACCCTGTTGGGGAACCTGGTAATGCTGCTGGTTATCAGAGTTGATCCCCACCTCCACACACCCATGTACTTCTTTTTGGGACAGCTCTCCTTTCTGGACGTCTGCCATTCATCTGTCACACTCCCCAAGATGCTGGAGAATCTACTTTCTGAAAGTAAAACCATCTTTGTAGAGAGCTGCCTGGCTCAGGCCTTCTTTGTGTTTGCCACCAGGGGCACTGAGACATGTCTGCTGGCTGGGATGGTCTATGACCGCTATGTAGCCATAAGCTCCCCTCTGCTCTATGGCCAGGTGATGAACAACCAGCTCTGTATTGGGCTGGTGTGGGGCTCCTGGGGCCTGGCCTTTGTTGATGCTGTCATCAACATCCTTCTGGCTGTCAATTTAGACTATTGTGAGGACCAAACTATTCCCCACTTCAGCTGCGAGCTGTCTTCTCTCTTCCATCTTTCTTGCTCTGATACCTCCACCAATTTCACACTCTTGCTCTGCTCTTCTGTCTTCCGTTACTTTGGAACCTTAATTTTAATCTTCTTCTCTTATATCTGCATTGTCTCCACCATCCTGAGCATCAGGTCCACCTCAGGCAGAAGAAGCAAGGCCTTTTCTACCTGCTCCTCCCACCTTACTGCAGTGATCCTGTTCTATGGCTCAGGTTTCCTCAGTTATCTCTTTGCCAACCTCAGGTTCCTCCTGGAGATGATCTTCCCTTTACAATACAGTGTGATCACTCCCATGCTGAATCCCCTCATCTATAGCCTTTAG